One Planctomicrobium piriforme genomic window, CTGCCGACGGTCATGGGAGTCGACTATGTGCCGTTTTACGATCACCGGAATCCGGATGACGCCACGGCACAGGCGGTCGCGCGTCTCAAGGAACATTTCGAACGTTACCCCGGTCGACATGCCGGGATGATCATGGAATTAGTACAGGGAGAAGGAGGCTATTACGCTGCGCCGCGCGAGTTTCTGGTCGCCGTTTGCGAACAGTTGCGGACACAGCATGTGCCTGTCTTCTTTGATGAGATCCAGACGTTTGGACGCACGAGCCGGCCGTTTGCCTTTCAGCATTTCGAGCTCGACGAGTTTGCCGACATCGTCACGGTTGGCAAACTGACGCAGGTGTGCGCGACGTTGTTTCGAGATGATCTCGTGCCGAAGCCGGGGCTGGTCAGCCAGACGTTCACCGGCTCGACCGCATCGATTCATGCGTCCAGAGTGATTCTGCAACGCCTGCAGAGCGGCCATTACTTTGGCGAGAGCGGTCGATTGCTGCAGATTCAGAAGCGGTTTGCCGGGCATTTCGAACGTCTGCAGCAGTCGCAGCCGGGACTGCTCTCGGGCCCTTGGGGCCTGGGTGGTATGATTGCCTTTACGGCTTTTGACGGCAGCGCTGAAAAGAATCGTCAGGTACTCGACGCCCTGTATGACGCTGGAGTGCTGGCGTTTTCGGCGGGGGCCGATCCGACGCGAGTGCGAATGCTGCCGCCGTTTGGAGTCGTCACGGATGAACAGATCGATGCCGTGTGCGAGATCATTGCCGACGTGCTAACTCGTCTGGCAGTAAAATAAAAGCTGCGAAATCAGAAAGGAGTCGACCGATGTTTGTCGTCCGCCCTGTCGAATTGAGCGACCTCGATCGACTGC contains:
- a CDS encoding aminotransferase class III-fold pyridoxal phosphate-dependent enzyme translates to MMASGQLHSEMFRSDPRVAEARRLLREALVEHRAKIAGPSGAISERRQAYAELLQEFADRRGGKLFFPYLGSGLGNGALVELADGSIKYDMITGIGVHAFGHSDPDLMEAGISAALEDTVMQGNLQQNVESAALCRELIDLVRESGGPIRHCFLSTSGATANENALKMLFQARQPADRMLAFSNCFAGRTLATSQLTDRAKNRVGLPTVMGVDYVPFYDHRNPDDATAQAVARLKEHFERYPGRHAGMIMELVQGEGGYYAAPREFLVAVCEQLRTQHVPVFFDEIQTFGRTSRPFAFQHFELDEFADIVTVGKLTQVCATLFRDDLVPKPGLVSQTFTGSTASIHASRVILQRLQSGHYFGESGRLLQIQKRFAGHFERLQQSQPGLLSGPWGLGGMIAFTAFDGSAEKNRQVLDALYDAGVLAFSAGADPTRVRMLPPFGVVTDEQIDAVCEIIADVLTRLAVK